In Ananas comosus cultivar F153 linkage group 14, ASM154086v1, whole genome shotgun sequence, the genomic stretch CTAGTCGATATGCCCGAGGATGAAGCTGCTAAATACTGTGAAGAAAACAAGTTGCAGAGGCAAGTTTCGCTTGGCCTCTTTATGCTTTTTAGTGAGAAATTGAATTTCAGAGAGCTTCTTTACTCGATAAAGCGGTTGCTAGGCATTCGGAATaacaaattggagcttttgcaaGCCAAGAAGCTGAAGTAAGCTTCTGGACTTTGAAAGAAGCTTGGGTCcaaagcttctgcttctgcttctgttaTGGCAGAAAGCTGCTGAGGAGATGTTAATGAAAAAGCATTTTTCTCTATATTTGCTGCCTTTCAGTCAGCAAGATATGTTGATGTGACCTTTAAATGCTCATATCTTCTATTACTGAACAATCACGATCAATGTGTACACAATTTGTTGCTATAGAAAAGAGGTTTCATGTTTCTCCTAACAGGACAGGACTAATTGCATGCTGGCATTTAGGGGAATAACTTATAGAAGAAGTCCATGTAGCAAGCAACTGCATCTTTGAGAAAGCGATGGACGTTATACGTGTATTTTGATATTGATGCTTAAGATTTCTTTTGTGTGTTGCAGTGCTATCCCGAAGATCATTAAGACAGGTTTTGCAGCaatcaatctcatttactttTTCACTGCTGGTCCAGATGAGGTATTATCTTTTGCCTCTAGCTGTATATGAATTGCTTCTAGATTGATGACTTTATTACTATTCTTTCCCGGCTGAAAGAACATTGTCGGTTGTCCCAGGTGAAATGTTGGCAGATCAGACGGCAAACCAAGGCCCCTCAAGCTGCGGGTGCTATTCATACTGATTTTGAAAAAGGTTTCATATGTGCTGAGGTACTTCTTTCGTATCCTCGATTACGTTAaccttcttttgtttttgcatATTTCAATACATTATGTGCTTATGCCGTCCTAGGATATTAATTGGCTTTGCAGTTTCTTCGGCACCCGTGACGAAGATGTAGATCTCATCATAGCTATGAATACAGTAGAAAATAGACTCTATTATTACTAGTTCAAAGCAATTTGAATGGCTACCGTAGTTGATGAAAAAgttatttatatatgattggatattGTCTTCAGGTAATGAAGTTTGAAGACCTAAAGGATCTGGGCAGTGAAGCAGCAGTTAAGGTATGCCAATCCTGGCTATTTTGTTTATGATTTATTCCCTTTTAAGCTAATTCACTGTGAACAAAATTGTGGCAGAAAAGCTGTCACTTATCACAgtattatcttatttatttatttgttaatttcaCAGGCTGCTGGAAAGTATAGACAGGAAGGGAAGACTTACATAGTTCAGGACGGAGACattattttcttcaaatttaatGTATCTGGGGGCGGGAAGAAGTGATTTTCTCTATAAAGGCGAAAACCCTAAATAGGAAGTTACTCGACTTACGACTTTTGTTGTCGTAATCTTAATTATATTCTTTTGAGATTACTGAGTCAGCAAACGAAGAGTGATAATGTACTTGGATTGTTCAGTGTGATGATGTTCTTACGCGAAGCTTGAAACTTGTAATAACACCAAATATGCAGCAAATTTTGTTTCTGGTTTGCAGCTTTATTTAATCCTGTACTTGCTTGGAACATATAGAGTGTTGTGATTAACTGCGAAATTTTAGTGAACGAATGCCAAACGTGAAGATATTTTCATGATGATGTTGAATCTCAATGTAAATGAAAACTGCAtggttttattctttttaaaaggATACAGTGGATTGGGTCAAGTTGGTTTTGTTACAGTTTACTCGGTTTCTTGTCCAAATCAAAAAGGTCAAAGTGTAGTTTTCATTCTCCATATAATTTTGCGTACAATCATTTATTTCTTGTAGTTATTCTTTAAAACGTGCTTTAATTACAATAATGATTCCACGAAAAGGGGACGGTATTgacttttattttccttttttttgtttttcttttttcttttttctttttggtgagAGGTTTAACAGattattttttggaatttttgaactagtttatattaatttgaggGGTTCTGTTGTTAAAAATGAAAGTTAGAGGGTCTCTTTACAAAGTTGTACCAGGTTCgaaatactctttaaaattttaagttgttaatTGATGCATACATTTTGGAGAACTAAATTaacttttgttgttcccgagAACATGGAATATTTTGGTACAAaatagaacaattgtaaatttatgtttgaatgCATTCGGAGATATTTTAGAGAATATCCTtagtagcgtttggataaaaagtgtagaacaatatctaaatatattttttaaaaataaaataattaatttatattagtatattttatataaaattatttcttatagtgatttataatataatattttatataataatttaatttaaaacagtatctttattttactatatatagtaataatttattttatataatttatttataatatatgtaaagatattcttataattttaattaataatagtataaatttcaatacaaatttaaaaaaatatataatgcatgaaaaaataattatatatatataatacttaatataaaaaaataattaactattaatatataactaataaaacttaataaaataaataatatatcaaatttaattaatttatattatataataataataaaatttaagtataaatatattatcataaaaataatatttatattaatatatttatttatatatctatttatctaataaaataaagagaagaacaaaattgtttttagtttttctagtaataatttttaacgaatTGATTCAGAACAATACAGAACAACTCGTTTTGATCAGAATAATCCATTCCTCTATGTTCTTCTATCGTGGTCAGTTCTcttaagaaaaatttttaatagattgTTTTAAAATAACTCAGAACAATCCGCTTTGACGAGAACAATCCATTCCTCTCTGTTCTTTGGTTACAACTCGGGAATATCCCGTGTTGTTCCGAGATGTCACATGTCATGGGTTGAAAGTGCTTGCTTAGTCCTCGCCCGACTCCCTCTCCGACGCTCTCAGTGCTTCGCCCACCTTCGAAATCcccctagggttagggtttgaccGACAAAGACGAcgcacacctctctctctcccaatcTCCTTCGCCTCCCCcgacctctttctctctctccctccctctctctctctccggcgCCTCCTCCTTTCCCAtctccgacgccgccgccgccgccgccgccgccgccgcttcacTCGTCTTCTTTCTTCGAAGTTTCCATTTAGGTTTTACCCATATCTCGTCATCAATCATCATGAACACCGTTAGGGTTTTCTTGATCGTATCTATATGCTAGAGTTTTCGTTATCGTATCTATACTCAATGCTCTGTTTATTGCAACATATATTCAGGATCTGCAATGCCTTTAAAGTGTTTCCGTTCGTAGGGGCCAACATCATCTTTGTTCGTCTTCTTTTAGAAGCCTCGTCCTGCGATCACAGTGGTAGGAATATGAACTAAATAGGCCACCAATTGCAAATTGTCTGCCATTTGTTGTCGGTAGTTTCTGTTAGAGATAAAAGTTTTGATTTGTTTCGTCGGATTTATGCTGATTGAGTTTGTTGATGTATAGACGGCGTGTACTCTTTTGCCTCTCAATTTGACTCCTAGATGAGTAGGAGCTGCACCCATATTTACACTGTAATGTGATGGATCCAGAGGGCAAGAAGTTCGGAAGAGGTAGACATGTTTCCTCGAATCTTTTTCTTTGCTAATTTTGTTTCGCTCAGCTGTTCGTCAGTAGCTACAGTTTATAACGATATCTGATTGAACTCGCAGGGCCGAGGGAGCTTACTGGCGCTGTAGATTTAATAAGTCACTACAAGCTGTTAGCACATCACGATTTCTTTTGTAAAAGGTCTCTGCCGGTGTCAATTTCGGACACACACTACCTTCACAATGTTGTCGGAGATACGGAAATCCGAAAAGGAGAGGGAATGGAGTTAGATCAGCTCTTTCAGAACACACCATATTTGAGAGAAACCGCTGCTCGCATCCAGCAGTTCGACTTGGACACCCTCGGGCAAGCTCTGCAGCTGCGAGAAACAGCACCTATTGATTTGCCTTCTGTAAGATGTTTGTGAATTGCCGCGCCTTTCTGTGAATCTTTTGCTAGTACTGCTTGTTACAAGTGCTTTTCCGTGATTATAGGCAGAGAAAGGAGTACCTACCGTCGCTTCTAAATCGAGAAGCGATTCCAAGGACAAAGAGAGGAAGCATAAAAAGCACAAGGACAAAGACAAGGAAAAGGACAAGGAGCACAAGAAGCACAAACATCGTCACAAGGATAGAAGCAAAGATAAAgacaaggagaaaaagaaggataaaaGTGGGCATCATGATTCTGGTGGCGACCATTCAAAGAAGCATCACGAGAAGGTCTACATTCTCCGACATGACTTTTGTGTTTTCCCATCTTATGCtctgattaaaatttaaactatgtCTCTGCTGGTTTACTTACAATTTGGTAAATTTCTTGCAGAAGAGAAAGCATGAAAGCAATGAAGATTCGGCAGAAATTCACAAGCACAAGAGAAGTAAGGTAGATACGCATCGGTAATCCGAATGTCTTTGTTGTTTTTCCTTTTACTTTGGCCTTTTGCAATTTTCGTCTGTGTATGTCTTTGATCGCTCTCAATATAGGAGCGTTGATATCTGTACAGCACAAGAGTTCAAAGGTCGATGAAGTGGGAGGATAAAGGTCAGAAGCTGTTCAAGCTAATACATTTCTCTGCGTTCTTGTCTTAATGCCAGTCGCTGTCACGTGCTGTTGAGGACTAGGTTGAAAAGTTTCCCTGTCAGGGCGCCAAATCTAATCAGGCACGTGCTCTTTTTACTTCCGCTATGATCTATTAGTGTACCATTAAGGATTGATAGATTCATGTTTTTGTTGTCGTTGGTTAAAGATGCCATAGACATACTACTTAGGTTTCTTCATATTGATGCTTTGTTGGGTTATGGAATTCAGATATAGAATAGAAGTGCTTAAGGTGAGTGAGAACGATGATGCAATAGTGTCTTTTTagtttccttccttttcttggTTACAGGATTAAGATTAGATTTTGTGAAAATAAGAAACAATTTGCAACTCAACTTTATATTACCGTCAAATTATCtgcaaatagaaataaaaaagagaagaaaatagtaATAGTGCCAAACATAACTTTAGGAAAGAAAAACTATCTTAGTTGGTTTATTGTGACTTGGTTGACTGTTTTATTTCTCCTGTAAACCTGAGGTTCCATGTCAGTACTTGCATACAATGGAAACCAGCTAAATCTTTTGTGTATGTGCAGTGGAGATAACTCTGTTCTATAACttctattataataatttagagaAAAGCAGGAGTCGCACTCAAAAATTGTTGTTGATGCTGTTCTATATTTGGGCAATGCAGGCTTTTTGCAAGGTAGAAAGCCACTGAGGGCGGCTTGAGAGCGACAAATACACCATTGCCAGGAATTTTGTTCTGCAGATATATCAGACTCTTGGTCATTAATTTGCGACCACTAAAACATTATAAACTGTGCGAACGGAACTAATTGACTTGcacttccttttcttcttcttttttttcccacctATGTTGCCATGGTGTTGGGGAGTCTTAGACATTTGCATAAAGAAGGTCGGTGGGGCTCTGTTCTACTTCAGCTTTGTAGTCCCTAGTCTCTCCAAATTCCTTTGTTTCTCACATTGCTTTTAGCCTTTAGAGAAATTTCACAATTTAGAGAACAGATGATATCGAACATTTATGAGAGAGAGGCTGTCACGATGGAGAGAAGTAGGTTCCAGCATTCGAGCTATGTCATTGAGCTTAGATTCGTTATTCGTATTGGTTTTGCTTCAGGCGATGTGACGACGAGCAAATTACAATATTGGTGTGTTGAAGCTCATTGTTTGTGGGTTATAACCGATGGTGTTGGGTGATGAATAGTTATAACTGGTCCTAGGAatagttattattataaagTTAAATCTAGTGCAATTTTTTGTCAGTTCTTTTATGTTTGCATTCTCATCAgataaagcaaaaaaagaaaattgtgggGGTGGTTTTGCAAAGCGAGACTCTTCCATATACACAATCAGTGCAGATTTAAAGACTTAGTTTGCTCATCATGTGATGGGCGGCGGATAAGGAGGCCTCGTGTTTGTTACCATCCTTGCAAAATTTTTGTTCCCGGCACGGTCACGGTATGTTACCACTCTCTGTACAACAAATGTTTACACTACGTATAATACACTCGCTTACTTATTCATGTACGTAAATACCCGTAATATATAACCTTCAATTCCAATGTATGTATGGTTCCACTAGAATGTTACTGGGCCTCTTTGGGCCGAAGATCAGTATTTGTGGATTTTGTCCGTAATTGGGTCCGCCGTGTTATCGGGCCATGATTGGGTCCATTGCTTTAACAGGCCGGGCTAAATTCAATTGGTCTCTGTAGAAGCCCAATCATCGTCTCTTCGATAAGTCTATTTTTGGAGTGTTTCGTTTTTAATCAATAATAGAAATGGAGAAGTTTTCAGTTTTCCGGGGTAATCCAATGCACAACTTGTTCCGCTTATACCCGGGGAGAAACTATCGCCTGCACCCGGTGTACGGCGTCAGCTGTACACCCAACAAATCCCCAAAATGTCATAGGCCTTGATGAAAGTCTCAAAACCCTAAAGTAGCTACATCGTCATTGCATCGAAGAATTTATAAAACTCTCTTAGAAATGTAAACTTTACATCTATATTATCGGTGTATAGATAACACAGTTTATGATCGGAATCATAACATTTTCTTTTGCTGCAAAAACTAAGACGCGAAAAAAATGTTGATCTGAGGTGTTCTCACCTGGGCGTGCACTCCATTCCTCCTTCACTGGCCAGCACCACCCATCTCAATTTTCACTTTTGACTCAGGTGCTCCCTAAAAGGATCACCAcaaattgcatcaaattgtCCACTTTTGTACTCATTCCAACGATTCTTGTTACAGATAAATTTACTGATCTGACTACATTTGTCGTTGTTTGATCCGTCGAGCACGCGGTAACACCATAGTGTGAGTGATAAACATCAAATATCAAAACATGATTGAGTAGCAGTAGGATGATGAAGAACACATCTTGGTTCCAAATAGTAATCAAGCATCTGGCAAACTGAATTTGTAGAAACTTTATTCTCGCAAAATGCCTAAATAAATAGGCTTATTATGCACTTAATAATTACAACAAACTGGCCCTAGGAATAGTCACATAACTACATAAGTGAGTACCACTACCGCAGTGGGTACGTACTCTAAAGCTGTCCTTATAAACTATTGATATTATCTATAAAGTACAAATCAATAAAGCATTATGGTCGCAAAAGCTAAGGAATCTTTTGAATGTTTTGCTTGCTTACCActgttcaaatttgaattcataataaCAATCAACACCCCCCAACAAATTAGTAATAAATAACCACCATGTAAGCAAATCGATGGTGTCAACGAATTCCAATAGtctaatttttttgtaaaaattttcttcttcttaacAGTTGATTTTTTATGTGATTCATTTtcctcaaatttattttatgtatgaCTAACTAAGCAACTTGCTAGAGGATTGGGACATCTTGTGGATTATTTCCCGAGCTATAGTTTTCAAAACAGTTGTACAAATTAAAAGGATGCGCAAGAGGATACAATTTATAAATTGATCACACTCAACCCAATGTAAATATTATTATGCATGCATCATGGTCAATTCTAtaggtttttcatttttttttttttttaagcatttGATATGGGCACGTCGCTGTTGAATCATACTAGATTTTCCGTTCGATCTTAATTGGTTggctaaaaaaaaagagagaaaatattaTGCACGTGAAATTCTACAAATAGTTCGAATAACTTAACATTAATAGTATTTCTATATAAGCTCCATGCGCATTTTTTTTGTGCTCATCTAAAGATTCGAATCTCTGAAGAGGGAGAATAATaatcaattttcttttgaaaataaactaacacagcaaatattttaatttaacctGAGGTAGGTAACCACAATTAATACTAATtatgaaaaagataaaatgaaTAGGAACAACAAAAAAAGGAGGTCCAAACAACATTAAAaactactgttttttttttttttcctttttttcttttgagaaaatGCCTGTAGGCTTCTGATGTTTTTTTATTGCAATAAAATTGAGCGTTACaagaataataattagaaaCTTTTGTTTCCCATGTGGCCAtgtgcaaaaagaaaaaagaaaaaaagtcatTACTGAGGTGCACTCGAcaggttaaaaataaaaaaataaaataaaataaaagactcAGAGAAGTTGTTGGTGAGCATTCACATCTTAGCTCGGTTGATAGAGGAATATTGTGCTATTATTATATGGAACATGTtagttaattaactaattaattaatttagatcACCGTCTCTTTCcctttttgtttactttttgtAATAAACATCTTTAACGCCAAATAATGGTGAGAAAAGGAAGGGAAAAAGTTACATGAGTGTGGGCTAAAGGAATATAATTTGTTTAATCCATCCAGGAAAAAAGTCCTTACTAATTTTAATATGGAAATTAACTCCCAAATCTGAATGATAGGATATCTATCACTgctatactttttaaaatactataataatctaatatttttattattaccaACAGTTACAATAACTCAAATGCAGTTTATCTTTTCTTCTCatattcaaaataattattgtttttAAGAATCATTTCACTGGATATCTCAATTAAGGACTTTTTTTTGGCCCACTAAATGATGATCTTGTTGGATCGCTGGCACTAACCGCCAATCTCAAAAGCTCAGATTATTAGAAATgcgcaactaattcacttaaaacgtataGGCACGATACCTACAAGACTCGATTATGACTCGTTCTGACCAACCTCAAGCCATTTCGAACATAATTCGACCTAACCTAGTTTCACGCCATTCCGAACGTGGCTTGACTCAACCTAACCTCCCACCAGGCAAAATACTGGCACATTTAAGCCAAAAAATTATTCGATTTATGtcacttttttatatatttaatttttcactGGATTACACAATACTATATTTACACGAAGGCATCCTCTTTTAAAGATGTCCTAAATTCACTTTTTGCATCCATAATTTTAGTATTtacttttttagaatttttaatgtGGGTGGACGTGAGATAATTTATGCATCCTTGGTTATACATGTAGGTAGAGATGTTTAGATCATTCATTGATGGTTGAAAATTTGATAGATTTACGGATCATATCTAGCGCAGTTAGTTTAgagcttaatgattgatattCGATATTTCAAACTCAAAACCTACCTGCTTCACATTCTAAGTGGATtcatatgtataaaaaaatttgattgtactattttttctctctaaaagaaCTGTGGAAAATGGtgggggtgtttttgcaaaatGTTGGCACACGGTTTCGAGGACAAGGACCACGGTCCACGGTCCACGGCCCCACGGTCATGTCCCGCGGGGAGAGAGATAAGAGCCAACGCGGGCGCGCGCGGGGTCAGCTCTGCGCcacgaaaaattttagaatgcaccGGGTGCATTGGTGACGTAGTgtcacaaaccaatcaaatatcttcttttaaaaatatatgtcccatcataattataaaaaaatatttttattatacttttgtttgaaaagaagaaatatgattggtttgttattaacgacgtggtgcaagtgtgacagtgtagaattcctcttCCGCGACAACCCGTCATCGGACCGGCCGGCCGGGTAGACACGGCTCCGTCCCGGTTCGGTTCGGTCCGGTCCGGTTCAACATCCTCCCGGTTCACGAGTCAAAGGTTTGACTCGCTCAACAACAGCATCCTTTCCCTGCTCCTTCTACTTCTTAAGCCTCCGCCAAGGTCAAATCCTTTGGAAACCCCAATTTTTGTTGCTTCTCCTcccccatttctctctctctctctctctctctctctctctctctctggattTTGTTAGCGCACGTCGTTCGTCGAATTCGCGTCCGATTCGGgaattttttgggtaaaaattgCGTCTTGCGCTCTCTCTTTTACGTCTAATTTGCTCTTCCTGGTGATtaattttgggttttggatGTTTGCGTGCTTGGCTTGTAGATTTTGAACGAGTATTTGCTCTTTGGGTCTTGGGGAAGCTGCTAACGTGCGCTGCCTGGGTCTCTCTTTTCTGATTTTTCAGGTGATTTTCCTCTTGGGTTTTGCCTTTTGTTATGATTTATCACGATATCTATCTTATTTCCCCTTCTGAATcagttaacttttttttttatttttatgtgttttttttccttatctTAAATTATGGGTGATTTTAGAAGAGAATTTGATAGGTTTTCTAGCAAGTAAgattaaaagttcaaatttttattgtttgggGAGACTTAATTAAAGCCTTGAGGAATTTGGTGGATTCATTCATTGTTCATCATGGTCTGATATTTGCTTGGAAAGCGGGATGGTTGTGGTTGAATATTCCTTCCTTTTGTGTGAATGTTTCCTTTTTAACATTTCTGTCCCTAAAGATGCTAAAGTGTTTGAATTGACCATCCATCCCTGTAATCACAATTATGTTTATAGAGTCTTTGAAGTTAATTACCAGAAACCAAAATTCATGATTTTCCTATGCTTTTTACCTATGCATCAAGCAGTCGCAAAAACGTTCTTTTTAGGTGTTTGTTAGTTTACTGGTTTAATATTATTTGAACAAGTGGCAATTTCGTTGAGAAATGCTTTTAGATTTCTACATTAAGAGTAGTGCTTTTGATTTTCAATTGACGAATCCTATGCTATACTTAGAATGTTTATTCTATTTATATAATTCGATTGTCACTATAAGGTCCCTAGCCTTTTCATTCCAATTGTATTCTTATTCTTTGGTAAAGTTGGACAAAAAGTGTTCACTTAAGCTTCACATAAGAAACTTTGGGTCTTATCATTTGTATATTTGGGATGGTTTTGCTTAGATGGCGATTTTCTActacgaaaataaaaaaatatatatccctTAGTTATGTGTCTCATTTTGCAGGACCTTCTCTGTTCATCAAAGTCAACTGTTAATACGAACAAGGGAGTACAGTAGTTTGATCGTACAATAATGACTTGTTTCTCTTTCATATTCAGAAGGAAAAACGCTTCTCGGCAAACAGGTGTTAACAGCAACAAAGGTATTGGACTTTCGCAGGTTTTAAATAGCTCGTATAAGGGTTTCttttgcctttccttatgtAGAAATTCTGCTAAATTTCTTTGGATATTCCAGGTTCTGAAAAGGTAAGGATTTTCACTTACAATGATATGACAAGGGCCACAGGAGATTTTAGCCCGATCAATAAAGTAGGGGAGGGAGGCTTTGGCTCCGTGTACAAGGTAACTTGCACATTTACGCATTAGCTTATGTTAACAGGCAATTTTACGGATCTGAGGCTAAATATTGACATGATATAGGGAAAGCTTAAAGATGGAAGTAT encodes the following:
- the LOC109720724 gene encoding mediator of RNA polymerase II transcription subunit 19a isoform X6, translating into MDPEGKKFGRGPRELTGAVDLISHYKLLAHHDFFCKRSLPVSISDTHYLHNVVGDTEIRKGEGMELDQLFQNTPYLRETAARIQQFDLDTLGQALQLRETAPIDLPSAEKGVPTVASKSRSDSKDKERKHKKHKDKDKEKDKEHKKHKHRHKDRSKDKDKEKKKDKSGHHDSGGDHSKKHHEKKRKHESNEDSAEIHKHKRSKER
- the LOC109720724 gene encoding mediator of RNA polymerase II transcription subunit 19a isoform X4, which translates into the protein MDPEGKKFGRGPRELTGAVDLISHYKLLAHHDFFCKRSLPVSISDTHYLHNVVGDTEIRKGEGMELDQLFQNTPYLRETAARIQQFDLDTLGQALQLRETAPIDLPSAEKGVPTVASKSRSDSKDKERKHKKHKDKDKEKDKEHKKHKHRHKDRSKDKDKEKKKDKSGHHDSGGDHSKKHHEKKRKHESNEDSAEIHKHKRTQEFKGR
- the LOC109720724 gene encoding mediator of RNA polymerase II transcription subunit 19a isoform X1, translated to MDPEGKKFGRGPRELTGAVDLISHYKLLAHHDFFCKRSLPVSISDTHYLHNVVGDTEIRKGEGMELDQLFQNTPYLRETAARIQQFDLDTLGQALQLRETAPIDLPSAEKGVPTVASKSRSDSKDKERKHKKHKDKDKEKDKEHKKHKHRHKDRSKDKDKEKKKDKSGHHDSGGDHSKKHHEKKRKHESNEDSAEIHKHKRRALISVQHKSSKVDEVGG
- the LOC109720724 gene encoding mediator of RNA polymerase II transcription subunit 19a isoform X5; translation: MDPEGKKFGRGPRELTGAVDLISHYKLLAHHDFFCKRSLPVSISDTHYLHNVVGDTEIRKGEGMELDQLFQNTPYLRETAARIQQFDLDTLGQALQLRETAPIDLPSAEKGVPTVASKSRSDSKDKERKHKKHKDKDKEKDKEHKKHKHRHKDRSKDKDKEKKKDKSGHHDSGGDHSKKHHEKKRKHESNEDSAEIHKHKRIAVTCC
- the LOC109720724 gene encoding mediator of RNA polymerase II transcription subunit 19a isoform X3, whose protein sequence is MDPEGKKFGRGPRELTGAVDLISHYKLLAHHDFFCKRSLPVSISDTHYLHNVVGDTEIRKGEGMELDQLFQNTPYLRETAARIQQFDLDTLGQALQLRETAPIDLPSAEKGVPTVASKSRSDSKDKERKHKKHKDKDKEKDKEHKKHKHRHKDRSKDKDKEKKKDKSGHHDSGGDHSKKHHEKKRKHESNEDSAEIHKHKRSKSLSRAVED
- the LOC109720724 gene encoding mediator of RNA polymerase II transcription subunit 19a isoform X2; its protein translation is MDPEGKKFGRGPRELTGAVDLISHYKLLAHHDFFCKRSLPVSISDTHYLHNVVGDTEIRKGEGMELDQLFQNTPYLRETAARIQQFDLDTLGQALQLRETAPIDLPSAEKGVPTVASKSRSDSKDKERKHKKHKDKDKEKDKEHKKHKHRHKDRSKDKDKEKKKDKSGHHDSGGDHSKKHHEKKRKHESNEDSAEIHKHKRSKHKSSKVDEVGG